The following nucleotide sequence is from Pseudomonas putida S13.1.2.
CAGCTTGCGCTGGGTGTCTTCGACAATGTCGTGTACATCGCACTCTTCATGGGTGCCGCCCATTTTCTCGACAGCCGCCGCAGTGCCTGCGTCGCTACCGATGGTGCAGACCACGCCCGGCCCGTAGATCTTCGCGGCCAGTGCCGGCGAAATGCAGATCAGGCCAACCGGCTTGCAGGCGTCGGCAAAGGCTTCGGCCAGGGCGAGCACGTCTGGGTTGACGCTGCAGTTGGCGCCTTCCACGGCGAAGTTGGACAGGTTTTTCGCCGCCCCGAAACCGCCCGGCACGATCAGCGCATCGAAGTCATCAGCCTTGGCTTCGCGGATGTCCTTGACCTCGCCGCGGGCAATGCGGGCAGACTCCACCAGCACATTGCGCGACTCGGGCATTTCCTCGCCCGTCAGGTGGTTGATGACATGCATCTGCGCAATGTTCGGCGCGAAGCACTGCACCTGCGCACCGCGCTGGTCGAGGCGCAGCAGGGTGATCACGCTTTCGTGGATTTCGGCGCCGTCATACACGCCACAGCCGGAAAGAATCACCGCTACTTTTTTTGTCATGCTCATTACTCCAGTGTCGAGGCGCTAAATGTCCTCTAGTTTGGCAGATG
It contains:
- the elbB gene encoding isoprenoid biosynthesis glyoxalase ElbB, whose amino-acid sequence is MTKKVAVILSGCGVYDGAEIHESVITLLRLDQRGAQVQCFAPNIAQMHVINHLTGEEMPESRNVLVESARIARGEVKDIREAKADDFDALIVPGGFGAAKNLSNFAVEGANCSVNPDVLALAEAFADACKPVGLICISPALAAKIYGPGVVCTIGSDAGTAAAVEKMGGTHEECDVHDIVEDTQRKLVTTPAYMEAKSISEAAGGIYKLVDRILELTHEGDQ